In Alosa sapidissima isolate fAloSap1 chromosome 4, fAloSap1.pri, whole genome shotgun sequence, the following are encoded in one genomic region:
- the LOC121707819 gene encoding uncharacterized protein LOC121707819 isoform X1: MGPSAHIFLMRNIIEHRNNQQNNTLLKRQLRRGLQVQDLNSVTLSDLGQVLLGAKTLPDRTSQQSHPEGLQPPVIEVSPQSEPCLLNASTHCGQDCAALTVIVNIRPCRSSWGPNGVHPLQEKLFNYVLNDSGPANELIVKAGPTCLTRENLLTLGTNREMDSVVGNACLRLVQEMVQLQGKDVFIMDLHTPPTWLPPMDCDPLHSLPVDYAKKTLIFPLWTRGHYLLCVMEPLKTLILFMDSMYAKKEQGFGHKPYQHILRALAQRIAPGPWQEQTGLDIEGLPQQHFGVDCGIFMIMYAWYIALETPFDFSIHDMPYLRRWWCTVLMENLEIEGHGRRFAHFTEEGRKTADGSVAPVFRVPRKRKLDTMDGNGQIIVGPPAATSAAPTAPTAAPTVQCDSCVSIEQREESFSELEDFNEECEDTSCEEREERLREIQELSKDYQNTKWLFEEAKKAADWLNENSGLIKNKYWLPRVLDMEAEEQEEVLARQFVQLDVENMNLFTFQFTTVQDHETFSIHVRDELHIRAMTSFVQRSFPNEK, encoded by the exons ATGGGACCATCTGCTCACATCTTCCTGATGCGGAACATCATAGAGCACAGGAACAACCAGCAAAACAACACACTGCTGAAACGCCAGCTGAGAAGGGGTCTTCAGGTTCAAGACCTGAACAGTGTCACCCTGTCAGACTTGGGCCAAGTGCTACTAG GTGCAAAAACATTGCCAGACAGAACATCACAGCAAAGTCATCCGGAAGGTCTACAGCCACCTGTAATTGAAGTGTCACCGCAAAGTGAACCTTGTCTGTTGAACGCTTCAACTCACTGTGGGCAGGACTGTGCAGCACTGACTGTCATTGTTAATATCAGGCCCTGCAGAAGTTCGTGGGGTCCTAATGGAGTTCatccccttcaggaaaagctg TTCAACTACGTACTGAATGACAGTGGGCCAGCAAATGAGCTCATTGTTAAAGCTGGTCCAACATGTCTAACCAGGGAGAATTTACTGACCTTGGGGACAAACAGGGAGATGGACTCTGTG GTGGGGAATGCTTGTTTGAGGTTGGTTCAGGAGATGGTCCAACTTCAG GGGAAAGATGTTTTCATCATGGACCTTCACACGCCCCCAACATGGCTCCCACCCATGGATTGTGACCCTCTGCATAGTCTTCCT GTGGATTACGCGAAGAAGACACTGATATTTCCTCTGTGGACTCGAGGGCATTATCTGCTTTGT GTCATGGAGCCACTGAAAACATTAATCTTGTTCATGGACTCGATGTATGCCAAGAAAGAACAAGGCTTTGGGCACAAGCCTTATCAACACATTTTGAG GGCTCTTGCACAGAGGATAGCACCAGGACCTTGGCAGGAACAGACAGGGCTGGACATTGAG GGCCTCCCACAGCAACATTTTGGTGTTGACTGTGGAATTTTCATGATCATG TATGCTTGGTACATCGCCCTGGAGACACCATTTGATTTCTCCATA cATGACATGCCCTAcctgaggaggtggtggtgcacAGTGTTAATGGAGAATCTGGAGATCGAGGG GCATGGAAGAAGATTCGCACATTTCACAGAGGAGGGCAGAAAGACGGCAGACGGTAGTGTGGCACCTGTTTTCCGTGTGCCACGAAAAAGGAAGCTGGACACTATG GATGGTAATGGGCAGATAATAGTTG GGccaccagcagcaacatcagCAGCTCCTACAGCCCCAACAGCAGCTCCAACAGTCCAGTGTGACAGCTGTGTCTCCATTGAACAG agagaagagagtttcAGTGAATTAGAGGACTTCAATGAAGAATGTGAGGACACAAGTTGTGAGGAA AGAGAAGAGCGTTTGCGTGAGATACAGGAGCTCAGCAAAGACTACcagaacactaaatgg CTCTTCGAAGAGGCAAAAAAGGCAGCAGACTGGTTGAATGAAAACAGTGggctgataaaaaataaatattggcTGCCACGGGTGTTGGACATGGAGGcggaagagcaggaggaggtgctgGCCAGACAGTTTGTCCAGTTGGACGTTGAAAACATGAATTTGTTCACATTTCAATTTACCACCGTCCAAGATCACGAAACATTTTCTATTCATGTACGGGACGAACTTCACATTCGGGCAATGACATCATTTGTCCAAAGATCGTTtccaaatgaaaaataa
- the LOC121707819 gene encoding uncharacterized protein LOC121707819 isoform X2, with product MGPSAHIFLMRNIIEHRNNQQNNTLLKRQLRRGLQVQDLNSVTLSDLGQVLLGAKTLPDRTSQQSHPEGLQPPVIEVSPQSEPCLLNASTHCGQDCAALTVIVNIRPCRSSWGPNGVHPLQEKLVGNACLRLVQEMVQLQGKDVFIMDLHTPPTWLPPMDCDPLHSLPVDYAKKTLIFPLWTRGHYLLCVMEPLKTLILFMDSMYAKKEQGFGHKPYQHILRALAQRIAPGPWQEQTGLDIEGLPQQHFGVDCGIFMIMYAWYIALETPFDFSIHDMPYLRRWWCTVLMENLEIEGHGRRFAHFTEEGRKTADGSVAPVFRVPRKRKLDTMDGNGQIIVGPPAATSAAPTAPTAAPTVQCDSCVSIEQREESFSELEDFNEECEDTSCEEREERLREIQELSKDYQNTKWLFEEAKKAADWLNENSGLIKNKYWLPRVLDMEAEEQEEVLARQFVQLDVENMNLFTFQFTTVQDHETFSIHVRDELHIRAMTSFVQRSFPNEK from the exons ATGGGACCATCTGCTCACATCTTCCTGATGCGGAACATCATAGAGCACAGGAACAACCAGCAAAACAACACACTGCTGAAACGCCAGCTGAGAAGGGGTCTTCAGGTTCAAGACCTGAACAGTGTCACCCTGTCAGACTTGGGCCAAGTGCTACTAG GTGCAAAAACATTGCCAGACAGAACATCACAGCAAAGTCATCCGGAAGGTCTACAGCCACCTGTAATTGAAGTGTCACCGCAAAGTGAACCTTGTCTGTTGAACGCTTCAACTCACTGTGGGCAGGACTGTGCAGCACTGACTGTCATTGTTAATATCAGGCCCTGCAGAAGTTCGTGGGGTCCTAATGGAGTTCatccccttcaggaaaagctg GTGGGGAATGCTTGTTTGAGGTTGGTTCAGGAGATGGTCCAACTTCAG GGGAAAGATGTTTTCATCATGGACCTTCACACGCCCCCAACATGGCTCCCACCCATGGATTGTGACCCTCTGCATAGTCTTCCT GTGGATTACGCGAAGAAGACACTGATATTTCCTCTGTGGACTCGAGGGCATTATCTGCTTTGT GTCATGGAGCCACTGAAAACATTAATCTTGTTCATGGACTCGATGTATGCCAAGAAAGAACAAGGCTTTGGGCACAAGCCTTATCAACACATTTTGAG GGCTCTTGCACAGAGGATAGCACCAGGACCTTGGCAGGAACAGACAGGGCTGGACATTGAG GGCCTCCCACAGCAACATTTTGGTGTTGACTGTGGAATTTTCATGATCATG TATGCTTGGTACATCGCCCTGGAGACACCATTTGATTTCTCCATA cATGACATGCCCTAcctgaggaggtggtggtgcacAGTGTTAATGGAGAATCTGGAGATCGAGGG GCATGGAAGAAGATTCGCACATTTCACAGAGGAGGGCAGAAAGACGGCAGACGGTAGTGTGGCACCTGTTTTCCGTGTGCCACGAAAAAGGAAGCTGGACACTATG GATGGTAATGGGCAGATAATAGTTG GGccaccagcagcaacatcagCAGCTCCTACAGCCCCAACAGCAGCTCCAACAGTCCAGTGTGACAGCTGTGTCTCCATTGAACAG agagaagagagtttcAGTGAATTAGAGGACTTCAATGAAGAATGTGAGGACACAAGTTGTGAGGAA AGAGAAGAGCGTTTGCGTGAGATACAGGAGCTCAGCAAAGACTACcagaacactaaatgg CTCTTCGAAGAGGCAAAAAAGGCAGCAGACTGGTTGAATGAAAACAGTGggctgataaaaaataaatattggcTGCCACGGGTGTTGGACATGGAGGcggaagagcaggaggaggtgctgGCCAGACAGTTTGTCCAGTTGGACGTTGAAAACATGAATTTGTTCACATTTCAATTTACCACCGTCCAAGATCACGAAACATTTTCTATTCATGTACGGGACGAACTTCACATTCGGGCAATGACATCATTTGTCCAAAGATCGTTtccaaatgaaaaataa
- the LOC121707819 gene encoding uncharacterized protein LOC121707819 isoform X3: MSNQGEFTDLGDKQGDGLCERFKKGVVLQVGNACLRLVQEMVQLQGKDVFIMDLHTPPTWLPPMDCDPLHSLPVDYAKKTLIFPLWTRGHYLLCVMEPLKTLILFMDSMYAKKEQGFGHKPYQHILRALAQRIAPGPWQEQTGLDIEGLPQQHFGVDCGIFMIMYAWYIALETPFDFSIHDMPYLRRWWCTVLMENLEIEGHGRRFAHFTEEGRKTADGSVAPVFRVPRKRKLDTMDGNGQIIVGPPAATSAAPTAPTAAPTVQCDSCVSIEQREESFSELEDFNEECEDTSCEEREERLREIQELSKDYQNTKWLFEEAKKAADWLNENSGLIKNKYWLPRVLDMEAEEQEEVLARQFVQLDVENMNLFTFQFTTVQDHETFSIHVRDELHIRAMTSFVQRSFPNEK, from the exons ATGTCTAACCAGGGAGAATTTACTGACCTTGGGGACAAACAGGGAGATGGACTCTGTG AAAGGTTTAAGAAAGGTGTTGTTTTACAGGTGGGGAATGCTTGTTTGAGGTTGGTTCAGGAGATGGTCCAACTTCAG GGGAAAGATGTTTTCATCATGGACCTTCACACGCCCCCAACATGGCTCCCACCCATGGATTGTGACCCTCTGCATAGTCTTCCT GTGGATTACGCGAAGAAGACACTGATATTTCCTCTGTGGACTCGAGGGCATTATCTGCTTTGT GTCATGGAGCCACTGAAAACATTAATCTTGTTCATGGACTCGATGTATGCCAAGAAAGAACAAGGCTTTGGGCACAAGCCTTATCAACACATTTTGAG GGCTCTTGCACAGAGGATAGCACCAGGACCTTGGCAGGAACAGACAGGGCTGGACATTGAG GGCCTCCCACAGCAACATTTTGGTGTTGACTGTGGAATTTTCATGATCATG TATGCTTGGTACATCGCCCTGGAGACACCATTTGATTTCTCCATA cATGACATGCCCTAcctgaggaggtggtggtgcacAGTGTTAATGGAGAATCTGGAGATCGAGGG GCATGGAAGAAGATTCGCACATTTCACAGAGGAGGGCAGAAAGACGGCAGACGGTAGTGTGGCACCTGTTTTCCGTGTGCCACGAAAAAGGAAGCTGGACACTATG GATGGTAATGGGCAGATAATAGTTG GGccaccagcagcaacatcagCAGCTCCTACAGCCCCAACAGCAGCTCCAACAGTCCAGTGTGACAGCTGTGTCTCCATTGAACAG agagaagagagtttcAGTGAATTAGAGGACTTCAATGAAGAATGTGAGGACACAAGTTGTGAGGAA AGAGAAGAGCGTTTGCGTGAGATACAGGAGCTCAGCAAAGACTACcagaacactaaatgg CTCTTCGAAGAGGCAAAAAAGGCAGCAGACTGGTTGAATGAAAACAGTGggctgataaaaaataaatattggcTGCCACGGGTGTTGGACATGGAGGcggaagagcaggaggaggtgctgGCCAGACAGTTTGTCCAGTTGGACGTTGAAAACATGAATTTGTTCACATTTCAATTTACCACCGTCCAAGATCACGAAACATTTTCTATTCATGTACGGGACGAACTTCACATTCGGGCAATGACATCATTTGTCCAAAGATCGTTtccaaatgaaaaataa
- the LOC121707819 gene encoding uncharacterized protein LOC121707819 isoform X4, translated as MGPSAHIFLMRNIIEHRNNQQNNTLLKRQLRRGLQVQDLNSVTLSDLGQVLLGAKTLPDRTSQQSHPEGLQPPVIEVSPQSEPCLLNASTHCGQDCAALTVIVNIRPCRSSWGPNGVHPLQEKLFNYVLNDSGPANELIVKAGPTCLTRENLLTLGTNREMDSVVGNACLRLVQEMVQLQGKDVFIMDLHTPPTWLPPMDCDPLHSLPVDYAKKTLIFPLWTRGHYLLCVMEPLKTLILFMDSMYAKKEQGFGHKPYQHILRALAQRIAPGPWQEQTGLDIEGLPQQHFGVDCGIFMIMYAWYIALETPFDFSIHDMPYLRRWWCTVLMENLEIEGHGRRFAHFTEEGRKTADGSVAPVFRVPRKRKLDTMGHQQQHQQLLQPQQQLQQSSVTAVSPLNREKRVSVN; from the exons ATGGGACCATCTGCTCACATCTTCCTGATGCGGAACATCATAGAGCACAGGAACAACCAGCAAAACAACACACTGCTGAAACGCCAGCTGAGAAGGGGTCTTCAGGTTCAAGACCTGAACAGTGTCACCCTGTCAGACTTGGGCCAAGTGCTACTAG GTGCAAAAACATTGCCAGACAGAACATCACAGCAAAGTCATCCGGAAGGTCTACAGCCACCTGTAATTGAAGTGTCACCGCAAAGTGAACCTTGTCTGTTGAACGCTTCAACTCACTGTGGGCAGGACTGTGCAGCACTGACTGTCATTGTTAATATCAGGCCCTGCAGAAGTTCGTGGGGTCCTAATGGAGTTCatccccttcaggaaaagctg TTCAACTACGTACTGAATGACAGTGGGCCAGCAAATGAGCTCATTGTTAAAGCTGGTCCAACATGTCTAACCAGGGAGAATTTACTGACCTTGGGGACAAACAGGGAGATGGACTCTGTG GTGGGGAATGCTTGTTTGAGGTTGGTTCAGGAGATGGTCCAACTTCAG GGGAAAGATGTTTTCATCATGGACCTTCACACGCCCCCAACATGGCTCCCACCCATGGATTGTGACCCTCTGCATAGTCTTCCT GTGGATTACGCGAAGAAGACACTGATATTTCCTCTGTGGACTCGAGGGCATTATCTGCTTTGT GTCATGGAGCCACTGAAAACATTAATCTTGTTCATGGACTCGATGTATGCCAAGAAAGAACAAGGCTTTGGGCACAAGCCTTATCAACACATTTTGAG GGCTCTTGCACAGAGGATAGCACCAGGACCTTGGCAGGAACAGACAGGGCTGGACATTGAG GGCCTCCCACAGCAACATTTTGGTGTTGACTGTGGAATTTTCATGATCATG TATGCTTGGTACATCGCCCTGGAGACACCATTTGATTTCTCCATA cATGACATGCCCTAcctgaggaggtggtggtgcacAGTGTTAATGGAGAATCTGGAGATCGAGGG GCATGGAAGAAGATTCGCACATTTCACAGAGGAGGGCAGAAAGACGGCAGACGGTAGTGTGGCACCTGTTTTCCGTGTGCCACGAAAAAGGAAGCTGGACACTATG GGccaccagcagcaacatcagCAGCTCCTACAGCCCCAACAGCAGCTCCAACAGTCCAGTGTGACAGCTGTGTCTCCATTGAACAG agagaagagagtttcAGTGAATTAG